A single genomic interval of Apteryx mantelli isolate bAptMan1 chromosome 19, bAptMan1.hap1, whole genome shotgun sequence harbors:
- the POLG2 gene encoding DNA polymerase subunit gamma-2 isoform X6, with amino-acid sequence MEISTALLLHQAAGWKLQQRYRGPGLPHPVTAAERAVVNMRFHLCGFDASWLESPEAAPRRSAFALPLDAGLCTPRLRGLTDRPNPPPSGQLAAAGSRPGAPSPLPGRLAPSEPGWAGEREAAVRGPRETPAPRGNRAPPPLGGPAAAHARSAPHRSCARSRGARGACAVLAAPLPPRRVREGRKMALGCGQGARLCGRARLGRPALKRRAPAAGSLARPYAAGGGEAASGEALLEVCRRRHFLRGGAEPRPWRAYLSGCPPGFGPLGVALRGNLAAQWWEAVAAFREQVFAADAPLHGPAGPGAPLAGDDLRLVPSETLREALRGGGREPGGPSAEEVLGAAGLLRESLLPGALAQYVNCLELVNKRLPCGLAQIGVCFHSIPESEQYNENLSRS; translated from the exons ATGGAAATTTCCACTGCTCTACTGCTGCACCAGGCGGCCGGCTGGAAACTTCAGCAGCGCTATCGAGGCCCTGGGCTTCCCCACCCCGTTACAGCAGCAGAACGCGCTGTTGTAAACATGAGATTTCATCTCTGCGGTTTCGACGCCTCCTGGCTAGAAAGCCCCGAGGCCGCTCCGAGGAGATCTGCGTTTGCGCTTCCCCTAGACGCCGGCCTTTGCACCCCACGCCTGCGAGGCCTGACTGAtcgccccaacccccccccaagcGGGCAGCTCGCAGCCGCCGGgtcccggcccggcgccccctctcccctccccggccGCCTGGCGCCGAGTGAACCCGGGTGGGCCGGAGAGCGCGAAGCAGCCGTGAGGGGGCCGCGAGAGACGCCCGCCCCGCGCGGGaaccgagcgccgccgccgctgggcgGGCCGGCAGCTGCGCATGCGCGCTCCGCGCCTCATCGCTCCTGCGCGCGCAGCCGTGGCGcgcgcggcgcatgcgcggtgctcgcaGCGCCCCTCCCCCCTCGCCGtgtgagggaggggaggaagatggCGCTGGGCTGCGGCCAAGGGGCGCGTCTGTGCGGCCGGGCTCGCTTGGGGCGCCCCGCGCTGAAGCGGCGGGCGCCGGCTGCGGGGTCCCTGGCGCGGCCCtacgcggcgggcggcggcgaggcggcgagcggcgAGGCGCTGCTGGAGGTGTGCCGGCGGCGGCACTtcctgcggggcggcgcggagccgcggcccTGGCGCGCCTACCTCAGCGGCTGCCCGCCGGGCTTCGGGCCCCTGGGCGTGGCGCTGCGCGGCAACCTGGCGGCGCAGTGGTGGGAGGCGGTGGCCGCCTTCCGGGAGCAGGTGTTCGCGGCGGACGCGCCGCTgcacggccccgccggccccggcgccccgctggCGGGGGATGATCTCCGGCTGGTGCCCTCCGAGACGCTGCGCGAAGCCctccggggcgggggccgggagccgggCGGCCCCTCCGCCGAAGAAgtgctgggggccgcggggctgctccgcgAGTCGCTGCTTCCCG GTGCTTTAGCACAGTATGTTAACTGTTTAGAGTTGGTAAACAAGAGACTGCCTTGTGGCCTTGCTCAAATTGGAGTATGTTTTCACTCTATTCCAGAAAGTGAACAATACAATGAAAACCTCAGCAG GAGTTAA
- the DDX5 gene encoding probable ATP-dependent RNA helicase DDX5 isoform X2, translating to MPGFGAPRFGGSRGGPLSGKKFGNPGEKLTKKKWNLDELPKFEKNFYQEHPDVVRRTVQEVEQYRSSKEVTVRGHNCPKPIINFYEANFPANVMEVIQRQNFTEPTAIQAQGWPVALSGLDMVGVAQTGSGKTLSYLLPAIVHINHQPFLERGDGPICLVLAPTRELAQQVQQVAAEYSRACRLKSTCIYGGAPKGPQIRDLERGVEICIATPGRLIDFLEAGKTNLRRCTYLVLDEADRMLDMGFEPQIRKIVDQIRPDRQTLMWSATWPKEVRQLAEDFLKEYVHINIGALELSANHNILQIVDVCHDVEKDDKLIRLMEEIMSEKENKTIVFVETKRRCDDLTRKMRRDGWPAMGIHGDKSQQERDWVLNEFKHGKAPILIATDVASRGLDVEDVKFVINYDYPNSSEDYIHRIGRTARSTKTGTAYTFFTPNNIKQVNDLISVLREANQAINPKLLQLIEDRGSGRSRGDRRDRYSAGKRGGFSSFRERENFERNYGALGKRDFGAKAQNGAFSAQSYSNGTPFGNGFAAAGMQAGFRAGNPAGAYQNGYDQQYGSNIANMHNGMNQQQYAYPATGAAPMIGYPMPASYSQ from the exons ATGCCCGG GTTTGGAGCCCCTCGTTTTGGAGGAAGTAGAGGTGGacctctctctggaaagaagttTGGAAACCCTGGGGAAAAGCTtacaaaaaagaaatggaatttgGATGAACTGCCCAAATTTGAGAAGAACTTCTATCAAGAACATCCTGATGTAGTTAGACGTACTGTG CAAGAGGTTGAACAGTACAGATCAAGCAAAGAAGTCACAGTCAGGGGCCATAACTGTCCAAAACCAATTATAAACTTCTATGAAGCTAACTTTCCTG CAAATGTCATGGAAGTGATTCAGAGGCAGAACTTCACTGAACCAACTGCTATTCAAGCACAAGGATGGCCTGTTGCCTTGAGTGGACTGGATATGGTTGGAGTAGCACAGACTGGATCAGGGAAAACACTGTCT TACTTGTTGCCTGCCATTGTGCATATAAATCATCAGCCATTCCTAGAGCGAGGAGATGGACCTATA TGTCTTGTGCTGGCACCAACTCGTGAACTGGCTCAACAAGTGCAGCAGGTAGCTGCAGAATATAGTAGAGCATGCCGTTTGAAGTCTACGTGTATTTATGGAGGTGCTCCAAAGGGACCACAAATTCGTGACTTAGAAAGAG GTGTGGAAATCTGCATTGCAACACCTGGAAGACTTATAGACTTCTTAGAAGCTGGAAAGACCAATCTCAGGAGGTGTACTTACCTTGTACTTGATGAAGCTGACCGAATGCTTGACATGGGATTTGAACCACAGATCAGAAAAATTGTAGATCAGATCAGA CCTGACAGGCAGACTCTGATGTGGAGTGCAACATGGCCAAAGGAAGTAAGACAGCTGGCTGAAGACTTTTTGAAAGAATATGTACACATCAACATTGGAGCATTAGAATTGAGTGCGAACCACAACATTCTTCAGATTGTGGATGTGTGTCATGATGTAGAGAAAGATGACAA GCTTATTCGCTTGATGGAAGAAATCATGagtgagaaggaaaacaaaacaattgtTTTTGTGGAAACCAAAAGACGGTGTGATGATCTTACCAGGAAAATGAGGAGAGATGG GTGGCCAGCAATGGGTATCCATGGTGATAAAAGTCAGCAGGAGCGGGACTGGGTTCTAAATG AATTcaaacatggaaaagcaccaaTCCTGATTGCTACAGATGTTGCATCCAGAGGTCTAG ATGTGGAAGATGTGAAATTTGTCATCAATTATGACTACCCTAACTCCTCAGAGGACTATATCCACCGAATTGGACGAACTGCCCGCAGTACCAAAACAGGCACAGCATACACATTCTTTACTCCTAACAATATTAAGCAAGTAAATGACCTCATCTCTGTGCTTCGGGAGGCTAATCAAGCCATCAACCCCAAATTGCTTCAGTTGATTGAAGACAGAGGTTCAG gtcgTTCCCGAGGCGATCGACGTGACAGATATTCTGCGGGCAAAAGGGGTGGATTTAGTAGTTTTAGAGAGAGGGAGAACTTTGAGAGAAATTATGGTGCACTAGGAAAGAGAGACTTCGGAGCAAAAGCTCAAAATGGGGCCTTCAGTGCCCAAAGCTACAGTAACGGAACTCCTTTTGGAAACGGTTTTGCAGCTGCAGGCATGCAAGCTGGCTTCAGGGCTGGTAACCCTGCAGGAGCTTACCAGAATGGCTATGATCAGCAATATGGAAGTAACATTGCAAATATGCACAATGGCATGAACCAACAGCAGTATGCATATCCTGCCACTGGTGCTGCTCCTATGATAGGTTACCCAATGCCAGCAAGTTATTCTCAATAA
- the DDX5 gene encoding probable ATP-dependent RNA helicase DDX5 isoform X1: protein MPGYSSDRDRGFGAPRFGGSRGGPLSGKKFGNPGEKLTKKKWNLDELPKFEKNFYQEHPDVVRRTVQEVEQYRSSKEVTVRGHNCPKPIINFYEANFPANVMEVIQRQNFTEPTAIQAQGWPVALSGLDMVGVAQTGSGKTLSYLLPAIVHINHQPFLERGDGPICLVLAPTRELAQQVQQVAAEYSRACRLKSTCIYGGAPKGPQIRDLERGVEICIATPGRLIDFLEAGKTNLRRCTYLVLDEADRMLDMGFEPQIRKIVDQIRPDRQTLMWSATWPKEVRQLAEDFLKEYVHINIGALELSANHNILQIVDVCHDVEKDDKLIRLMEEIMSEKENKTIVFVETKRRCDDLTRKMRRDGWPAMGIHGDKSQQERDWVLNEFKHGKAPILIATDVASRGLDVEDVKFVINYDYPNSSEDYIHRIGRTARSTKTGTAYTFFTPNNIKQVNDLISVLREANQAINPKLLQLIEDRGSGRSRGDRRDRYSAGKRGGFSSFRERENFERNYGALGKRDFGAKAQNGAFSAQSYSNGTPFGNGFAAAGMQAGFRAGNPAGAYQNGYDQQYGSNIANMHNGMNQQQYAYPATGAAPMIGYPMPASYSQ, encoded by the exons ATGCCCGGGTATTCCAGCGACAGGGATAGAGG GTTTGGAGCCCCTCGTTTTGGAGGAAGTAGAGGTGGacctctctctggaaagaagttTGGAAACCCTGGGGAAAAGCTtacaaaaaagaaatggaatttgGATGAACTGCCCAAATTTGAGAAGAACTTCTATCAAGAACATCCTGATGTAGTTAGACGTACTGTG CAAGAGGTTGAACAGTACAGATCAAGCAAAGAAGTCACAGTCAGGGGCCATAACTGTCCAAAACCAATTATAAACTTCTATGAAGCTAACTTTCCTG CAAATGTCATGGAAGTGATTCAGAGGCAGAACTTCACTGAACCAACTGCTATTCAAGCACAAGGATGGCCTGTTGCCTTGAGTGGACTGGATATGGTTGGAGTAGCACAGACTGGATCAGGGAAAACACTGTCT TACTTGTTGCCTGCCATTGTGCATATAAATCATCAGCCATTCCTAGAGCGAGGAGATGGACCTATA TGTCTTGTGCTGGCACCAACTCGTGAACTGGCTCAACAAGTGCAGCAGGTAGCTGCAGAATATAGTAGAGCATGCCGTTTGAAGTCTACGTGTATTTATGGAGGTGCTCCAAAGGGACCACAAATTCGTGACTTAGAAAGAG GTGTGGAAATCTGCATTGCAACACCTGGAAGACTTATAGACTTCTTAGAAGCTGGAAAGACCAATCTCAGGAGGTGTACTTACCTTGTACTTGATGAAGCTGACCGAATGCTTGACATGGGATTTGAACCACAGATCAGAAAAATTGTAGATCAGATCAGA CCTGACAGGCAGACTCTGATGTGGAGTGCAACATGGCCAAAGGAAGTAAGACAGCTGGCTGAAGACTTTTTGAAAGAATATGTACACATCAACATTGGAGCATTAGAATTGAGTGCGAACCACAACATTCTTCAGATTGTGGATGTGTGTCATGATGTAGAGAAAGATGACAA GCTTATTCGCTTGATGGAAGAAATCATGagtgagaaggaaaacaaaacaattgtTTTTGTGGAAACCAAAAGACGGTGTGATGATCTTACCAGGAAAATGAGGAGAGATGG GTGGCCAGCAATGGGTATCCATGGTGATAAAAGTCAGCAGGAGCGGGACTGGGTTCTAAATG AATTcaaacatggaaaagcaccaaTCCTGATTGCTACAGATGTTGCATCCAGAGGTCTAG ATGTGGAAGATGTGAAATTTGTCATCAATTATGACTACCCTAACTCCTCAGAGGACTATATCCACCGAATTGGACGAACTGCCCGCAGTACCAAAACAGGCACAGCATACACATTCTTTACTCCTAACAATATTAAGCAAGTAAATGACCTCATCTCTGTGCTTCGGGAGGCTAATCAAGCCATCAACCCCAAATTGCTTCAGTTGATTGAAGACAGAGGTTCAG gtcgTTCCCGAGGCGATCGACGTGACAGATATTCTGCGGGCAAAAGGGGTGGATTTAGTAGTTTTAGAGAGAGGGAGAACTTTGAGAGAAATTATGGTGCACTAGGAAAGAGAGACTTCGGAGCAAAAGCTCAAAATGGGGCCTTCAGTGCCCAAAGCTACAGTAACGGAACTCCTTTTGGAAACGGTTTTGCAGCTGCAGGCATGCAAGCTGGCTTCAGGGCTGGTAACCCTGCAGGAGCTTACCAGAATGGCTATGATCAGCAATATGGAAGTAACATTGCAAATATGCACAATGGCATGAACCAACAGCAGTATGCATATCCTGCCACTGGTGCTGCTCCTATGATAGGTTACCCAATGCCAGCAAGTTATTCTCAATAA